GGCAATGTACCGCTTTAAAAGAAGCTTTGGAGGAGATTTTCGCTCTAGGAAGCTAGACTATCAGCGGGCAGAATTATATGCTAAATCTTTGGCGATGAACAAGATGACAGCACTTGGAATGCCCCAAGGACAATGGGTACTAACCTGATAAGCTTTTAAACAGACCAACTATTAGGTCATTTACGCAACAAGGCCTTATAATTATTTAAATTCAAAATAAATTAACATTAATTTATTATTAAAACATTAAATCCTGGATAAAACATTTTTCCAAAAAAGGTTTTATTTCTAAAGTATTTTTAAACTGATAGTATTGCTTTAAAAGCTCAGCATGCTGAGCTTTGCTGTTTGATTGCCGAATCGCACGAATTAATAGATTTTTGGGAGTGTGTTCCATGTCTATGAATTCGATAACTTGCGTCTTGTAGCCTAAAATTTCTAATAGCTTGGCGCGTGCTGCCTCAGTCACTAAAGCAGAAAAACGTTCTTTTAATATGCCATGGGATAAAAGAGGTTCTAAGCTTTCACATTGCACCTGTTTATATAACTCATGTTGGCAGCAAGGAACTACCATAATTACTTGCGCCTGCCAGCGCACGGCTTTTTCTAAAGCTGCATCGGTAGCTGTATCGCAAGCATGTAATGAGACCATTAAATCTATAGATTCATTTGCCGTATAAGCATTGATATCCCCTTGTATAAAACGCAGATGAGTAAATCCTAATTTATGGGCCAAATTTTGGCATTGGACTACAACATCAGCTTTTAAATCTAATCCTGTAATTTGCACCTTGTACTTGAGTTGAAAATGTAAATAATAATAAAGTGCAAAAGTTAGATAAGCTTTGCCACATCCAAAATCAACGATTTGCAAAGTTTTATCCTTAGCAAAATAAGGCACAATATCCTGGACCATTTCCAAAAAACGATTGATTTGACAAAATTTATCGCGTTTTCCCGGCAAAACTTTTCCCAAGTTAGAGATCACACCTAGTTCTTGCAAGAAAGGAATGAGTTCATTTTCCTTAAGAAGATAATTTTTGGAACGGTTGTGGGTGGGTAAAGGAGTAGCTTTTTTACTGGCAGGCTTATAAAGGACAGTGGCCTCGCCTTTTTTACTAATAAGTATTTGATAATCTTTAGAGGCGGTACAAAAAAGAGCTTGCTTATAATATTTTAAAGCCTCAAGAATTTTTTCTGTTCCTTCTTCTACCGAATAATTTTTATGGATAACCTTTTGATTTTGCTGATGGCTGAATTGCAATCTCCAATTATTTTTAATAGAAACAGGGCGAATGGTAATTTTCTGAGAAAAATTTTTATCTCGCGGAGAACTTAATATGGCCTGTAAAAAGCTATTTTCTTGCAAAAGCTCTTGAATTAAAGAATGTATTTTGTCTAGCTGCATAATGGCTTAAATAATAAAGAATTTAGAATTTGAAAATAAGTCTTTTGTTTGCTTAAATTGTTTTTTTTATTACTCTGCTCTGTTAAATGAGAGGGTTTCCATGACACAAGAATTTTTAGAGAAAATTGATCATCAAATTCAAGATAAACATTTGCTTAATCATCCTTTTTATCAAGCATGGAGCCGAGGAGAGCTATCTAAAGAGTGCTTGGTAGAATATGCTAAAGAATATTATCATCATGTAAAAGCATTTCCTCGTTACCTTTCCGCTCTTCATTCACAGACAGAAGATGCCGACACAAGGCGCCATCTTCTTAATAATTTAATTGAAGAGGAAGCAGGTTTACCTAACCATCCGGATTTGTGGAGGTGCTTTACGCAGCAATTAGGTGCCAGCTCTGAAGAAATAGAGGCCCATCATCCCTCTCCAAGTATGCAAGCAATAATTCATACATTTATGAAAAGCTGCAAAAACTCTAGCACCGCCGAAGGAATTGCTTGTTTGTATGCTTATGAGAGCCAAATACCCTCTATATGCCTTTCAAAAATTAAAGGTTTAAAAGAACATTACGGCATGCAAGAACCCGGCCATTGGAAATATTTTTCAGTACACATAGAAGCTGATAAAGAACATGCTGCTGTAGAAAGGAAGCTACTGGGAAACTATGCAAATAAAAGTAATGAAGCTTTAATCGCCACCTCTGTCGAGCGTACTCTACTTGTTCTATGGGATTTTTTATCTAGTTTATGCACACGCTACCAGCTGGCTTGTTCAACAAGTAAATCCCTTTAAAATTTGAATAAAAATATTAACAGGAAAAGTTTAATGAAAGATTCTATCATTCAATCAGCACTACGTGCCTTTCTAATTGCTTTATGTACCGTAATAGGAGGCTGCCTAGCCATTTTACTGATCATTTTTGGCATGAGTGCTTTTAATACCTCTACCTCTACCGAACCTATAAAGGATTATAACGTTGAAGTTTTAGCTAACGCTGAAGGAAAAAGAGAAACGCTCTCTAATCAACCTGTCATTTTAAAAATTAATATTAACGGGATTGTGGGCTTAGATAAATTAGATCAACATCATATTAGTCAAATGTTAATTCAATCACGTGAAGGTATCCTTAAGAACAATCTGGTTAAAGGCATCTTACTGCACATACAAACACCAGGTGGGACGGTAACTGATGCGGATGGTATCTATCGGGCTCTTAAAGCTTACAAACATCAATATAATGTTCCTATCTATGCATTTGTGGATGGCATGTGCGCCTCAGGAGGTATGTATATTGCAGCAGCTGCAGATAGGGTTCTTGCAACTGATACGAGCATTATCGGTAGCA
This sequence is a window from Neochlamydia sp. AcF84. Protein-coding genes within it:
- a CDS encoding S49 family peptidase, whose amino-acid sequence is MKDSIIQSALRAFLIALCTVIGGCLAILLIIFGMSAFNTSTSTEPIKDYNVEVLANAEGKRETLSNQPVILKININGIVGLDKLDQHHISQMLIQSREGILKNNLVKGILLHIQTPGGTVTDADGIYRALKAYKHQYNVPIYAFVDGMCASGGMYIAAAADRVLATDTSIIGSIGVIAPSVLNISQLLEKLGIHSLTLYAGKGKDGLNPLRPWHAGEEDNYKELIDYYYNEFVNIMTTNRPQLDKAKLIQEYGAKIFPAQQAKELGYIDESGVTLNEAISQLAKQMSIEAQNYRVVQMQKETWISEIFKTQLKAWNGPIKHELQISPAYDPKLLGQFQYMFRP
- a CDS encoding CADD family putative folate metabolism protein; translated protein: MTQEFLEKIDHQIQDKHLLNHPFYQAWSRGELSKECLVEYAKEYYHHVKAFPRYLSALHSQTEDADTRRHLLNNLIEEEAGLPNHPDLWRCFTQQLGASSEEIEAHHPSPSMQAIIHTFMKSCKNSSTAEGIACLYAYESQIPSICLSKIKGLKEHYGMQEPGHWKYFSVHIEADKEHAAVERKLLGNYANKSNEALIATSVERTLLVLWDFLSSLCTRYQLACSTSKSL
- a CDS encoding SAM-dependent methyltransferase; translated protein: MQLDKIHSLIQELLQENSFLQAILSSPRDKNFSQKITIRPVSIKNNWRLQFSHQQNQKVIHKNYSVEEGTEKILEALKYYKQALFCTASKDYQILISKKGEATVLYKPASKKATPLPTHNRSKNYLLKENELIPFLQELGVISNLGKVLPGKRDKFCQINRFLEMVQDIVPYFAKDKTLQIVDFGCGKAYLTFALYYYLHFQLKYKVQITGLDLKADVVVQCQNLAHKLGFTHLRFIQGDINAYTANESIDLMVSLHACDTATDAALEKAVRWQAQVIMVVPCCQHELYKQVQCESLEPLLSHGILKERFSALVTEAARAKLLEILGYKTQVIEFIDMEHTPKNLLIRAIRQSNSKAQHAELLKQYYQFKNTLEIKPFLEKCFIQDLMF